GTTTGTACGGTGGCCGCTGGAACAGCCCGGGGCATTCCATGGTATATACTGCAGGCAGCAGGGCTTTAGCTGCACTGGAAGTGCTGGTACATATTCCTCTGAAAAATATTGTACAGGATTTTTGCATCGCCACCATTCAGATTCCGGATGATATTGCCATCAAAACCTTAACCAAACAGGAACTACCTTCGGGCTGGCAATCGCTCGCACCCTTTCCCGAACTGCAATGTATCGGCGATGAATGGTCGGAAACAGCCAGGTATGCGGTACTGAAAATTCCGTCTGTAGTAATTGCAGAAGAGTTTAATTATCTCATCAATCCCCAACATCCCGATGCAGAAACAATTACCGTCCTCAATACACAGCCGTTTTTGTTTGATCAACGGCTTAAAAAAGCATAAAAAATATTTACGATTTTTTGATTTTGAGATTTCGGGGTTTTGTTTCCACAGAATATAGATTATGGAAACAAAACCCCGAAATCTCAAAATCAAAAAATCGTAAATCAAAAAATCCTTTTATAGTCCAAACAATCCTTTATTCAGCGCCTGTAAGGTCTTTTCTTTAAACTGACCATTGATCAGAATAGAGATGTTATGCCTGCTACCGCCATAAGAGATCATGCGCAATGGAATTTCATCCAGGGCATCAAATAACTTGGTGATGATAGAAGGAGTAGCTGCTACTTCATTGCCCACAATAGAAACAATGGTTTGATGATGATCCAGTTCTACAGTACCGAAAGGCTGTAATTCTTTCAGGATCTGATCCAGGTGTAGCTGGTTGTCGATCGTGATAGATACGGCTACTTCAGATGTAGTGATCATATCGATAGGTGTGCGGTATTTCTCAAATACTTCGAAGATCTTGCGCAGGAAGCCATATGCCAGCAGCATGCGGCTGGATTTGATCTTGATGGCGATAATGCCGTCTTTGGCAGCAATCGCTTTCACGCCGTTGCCGTTAGGCATTTCTGTAATGATGGTACCTTTTGCTTCCGGTTGCAGGGTATTCAGCAATTTCACGGGAATATTGAAATGCTGTGCAGGCCAGATAGAAGCAGGATGCAGGATTTTGGCGCCGAAATAGGCCAGTTCTGCTGCTTCATCAAAAGACAACTGTACGATCGGAAAAGTTTTCTTTACGATACGCGGATCGTTGTTATGCATACCGTCAATGTCTGTCCAGATCTGTATTTCAGAAGCCTGGATAGCAGCACCGATCAGGGAAGCAGAATAGTCACTACCACCGCGTTTCAGGTTATCTACTTCGCCCTTTGCATTGCGGCAAATGTAACCTTGCGTAATAAAGATATACTGATCCTTATGCTGACTGATCAGGTTAGCCAGCTTGATTTTTATTTTCGGGATTTCAGGTTCTTCATATTCATCGATGCTCATAAAGTCGAGCGCGGGCAGCAATACTGCGGGAATGCCGGCTTCTTCGAGGAATACACAGAACAGGCGGGTAGATAATAATTCACCCTGTGCGAGGATATCCTTGTTCAGTGCTTCATTAAAGGAGATCCTCAGGATGATGTTCAGAAATTCGAAGTGTTCATCAACGATAGCTTTGGCATTGGCGCGCCCCTGGTCTTTCTTCACCAGGTCATCACAAAAATCCCGGTAATGCTTCTCCAGCTTATCTATTTGCTGTTTCGCCTTTTCCTTTTTCCCTTCGGACAGTGACTGACTGATTTCCACAAGAGAATTCGTGGTGCCTGACAAAGCAGACAGCACCACAATCTTCTGATCTTTATCTGCTGTGATCAGTTGTACTACCGACTGCATACGCTCTGGTTTTCCTACGGAGGTTCCACCAAATTTTAACACTTTCATCTGAGTATGTTTATTTTTACTATCTACCTGAAATCCGGCACAGCCTTATTCCAGGTGGTTTATATGAATGATTGAAATTTAAAAATTCAGTTTAAATTTAGCGGCTACTTCCTGCATGTCTTTTACTACAGGTGCAACAACGGGAATACCATTTTCCAGCCGGTAGTGTTGCATTTCCCTTTCAGGATCTCCGGGTATCAGCACCTGCTGACCTTCAATCGGCGTGGCGCTGCGGAAACGGCTGATCCAGGTATCCATATGTGCTTTAAACTCATCTGCCGGCCGGAATGCATCTACACGCATAGCGCCGAAGAAATGCCCCAGTCCCTCTCCTACCGGATCAGGTGCCAATGGCAGAAAGCTCACAAAAGGTGGCGCCCACGGACCATAGTTGGCTCCCGAAAGAACGGCCGAAAATATATCAACAATTGCTCCCAAACAATACCCTTTATGACTTCCGTGTTCGCGGTCGCCGCCTAAAGGCAGCAAAGCCCCGCCATCCTTGAGTTCGTAGGGATTGGTGCTGGGATGACCGGCTTTATCCTGTATCCAGCCAACAGGCGCTTCTTCATTTTTGCGCTGCAAAATTTCCAGTTTGCCGTTGGCGGCCGTAGTGGTGGCAAAGTCCGCAACAAAAGGAGGTTGCTCCTTTGCCGGAATAGCTACTGCAATAGGATTGGTACCCAACATCCGCTCTTTGGCGAAAGTAGGCGCTACCAACGGGCTGGCGTTTGTCATCGCCATGCCTATCATATCCTGGTCCAGTGCTTTCATGGCATGGTAACCGGCAATACCAAAGTGGTTCGAGTTTTTTACACTTACCCAGCCGGTACCTACGGCTGCCGCCTTTTTCATCGCTACTTCCATGGCATAAGGTGCTACCACCAATCCCAGACCCGCATCTCCATCTACAACGGCAGTACTGGGCGTTTCATGTACAATGCGGATATCCGGGCGGGGATTGATCCGCTTCGCTTCCCACAAACGCACATACCCCGACAAACGGGCCACTCCATGCGAATCAATGCCACGCAAATCTGCCGACACCAACACTTCGCTGGCTAATGCGGCATGCTCCAAAGAGCATCCCATATGAATAAAAACTTCCCGGGTAAACTCCCTTAAGTGATGATAAGAATAGATATGTTCCATTAAGTCGTAATTATGCCTGTGCAGTTGGACCACCAAAATTCATAGGTACAGAAACCGGTTCCTGGTCCTGGATAGTGCCATGTACAGATTCGTACTTCTTAATATTATCAAGCATCGCTTTCATGAAACGCTTTGCATGCTGTGGAGTCAGTATAATACGGGATTTTACTTTCGCCTTAGGCAAACCAGGCATCACATTCACAAAATCCACCACAAATTCCGCGTTGGAATGGGTAATAATAGCAAGATTAGCATATTGCCCTTCTGCGATTTCTTCATTCAACTCTATATTAAGCTGATTCTGTTCTTCATGCTGATTTTCCATATTGTATGATTTAGCGGTACAAAAATAGAAAAAGAGGACTCAAAAGAGCCCTCTTTTTTTATTTAACTGCTAAAAGGCCAAATACCCCGATAATACTACCACTTCCGGGTGCTTATAGTATCACTTCCAGACAATTCCGGCTGCCCTCTCAGTGGAATGTCTTGTGTTACGGATCAATATACCCTGGAAAGCTCCCCTTTTGGTGGATGGGTGTGTTGTTATCACGCCCCCCCTGTCGTCTCACCAAGGACGGGGGTTAAAACCCCGGCTAAAAACAGGGAATATCGCACCTATAAAACGGCAAGACCCTCCATATCTGCTATATTTAAAATGAATGCAATGCCTGGAACTGGAACATCGTTTTTCTATCACCTTCAATAGCATCCCAGCTACTACCGATACTGCTGACACCAGGGTATACAGTTTGATGAAAGCGGAACCAACACGATAGTTGCCGGTTAATTTTCCATTTTACATTCAGGTAATATTGCCATCCCCGACCATATAACATGGATACGGCATTTTCATACAACACGCTACGCTCATAAGCATAGATACGGGTATCGTAGCTGCCGGTAAAAAAGTACGCTACCCTGGCATTTATACTGAATGGTATGCATTTGAACCGGTAACTGGCATCCTGGTAAATCATCCAGCCCTGTTGTGCGCCTGATACGGTTTGATAACTGCTGCGCTCCAACCTTGTTTTAGTTTCCAGTTGTTTATTCATTGTCATGTTCCACTGTATTCGTATGTGTGTAGACGTTATATCTGAAAGTACCTTTACGGGATTGCCTGGCAACAAGGTATTTTCTGCGCTTTGCCGGTACTTATATTGCACCAGCAGCGCCTTGCGTTTATCGGGCGTATAAGTGGCCCGCAGCAATAGTTCCTTCCCTCCCGAAGGTGCGTTTGCACGATATTTCAGCCATGGAAAGTGAAAGATATCTGCAAAAGCATCTACCTGTAAATGTGTATTCATTTTTACAGTAACAGCAGTATACAAACCGCTTTCATTGATGGTTCGATAGTTATCGCCAAAGCCTTTGGCGTACAACGACTGATACCCCTTATCGTAATAACGGTATACCAGCGCCATGTCTACCGCAGGCGCCACGCTGGTGAGTAAGCCCTGTACCAGAGCAGGTTTGCCATTATCACTCATGGCAGCTTCGCCAAACAGGTGTACGTTTTTCCAGCTACCGGCATAGTCAATACTGGCACTGAGCAATTGTTTACCGTTGAACTCAAACTGGTTATAAGGCGCCTGCTTCTTTTGAAGGGGTGGTGTGAGCTGGTGGAAAAGCACATTGCCGCCTACCTGCCACCTGCGGGCATGATAACAGATATTACCGCCGCTGCTGATCTGTTGCAGGGAAGCCCGTTTTGCTATTTCCTGGGGAGAGCGGTGGTAGCCG
The Chitinophaga sp. MM2321 DNA segment above includes these coding regions:
- a CDS encoding RES family NAD+ phosphorylase, which codes for MEVYRISKCAYINDLSGTGARLYGGRWNSPGHSMVYTAGSRALAALEVLVHIPLKNIVQDFCIATIQIPDDIAIKTLTKQELPSGWQSLAPFPELQCIGDEWSETARYAVLKIPSVVIAEEFNYLINPQHPDAETITVLNTQPFLFDQRLKKA
- a CDS encoding helix-hairpin-helix domain-containing protein — its product is MATGTGRIIFCMLLALCSRLIVQARQQEEALPATLESEVENEAAGTDVVPEDDADWQRLHAWSKHRIQLNEADEATLQSLGLLTPLEISNLLQYRQLLGDLLSIYELQAVPGFEPEVIQRILPYVRVGNDLEPHYRLQDYFRKGDHVFLLRYGRPLEKAKGYLRIDSTPPHYSGSPDKVFMRYRYSFPRYTSWGITMEKDAGESFFTGAQKRGFDFYSAHLFIQHYGKIKALALGDFTINMGQGLLNWQAQANGKGGAVMQVKREGEILRPYTSAGEYYFYRGAAVTLQQHAFQLTAFASLRKLDGTIQEVDTLMDELTASALISTGYHRSPQEIAKRASLQQISSGGNICYHARRWQVGGNVLFHQLTPPLQKKQAPYNQFEFNGKQLLSASIDYAGSWKNVHLFGEAAMSDNGKPALVQGLLTSVAPAVDMALVYRYYDKGYQSLYAKGFGDNYRTINESGLYTAVTVKMNTHLQVDAFADIFHFPWLKYRANAPSGGKELLLRATYTPDKRKALLVQYKYRQSAENTLLPGNPVKVLSDITSTHIRIQWNMTMNKQLETKTRLERSSYQTVSGAQQGWMIYQDASYRFKCIPFSINARVAYFFTGSYDTRIYAYERSVLYENAVSMLYGRGWQYYLNVKWKINRQLSCWFRFHQTVYPGVSSIGSSWDAIEGDRKTMFQFQALHSF
- a CDS encoding aspartate kinase, producing the protein MKVLKFGGTSVGKPERMQSVVQLITADKDQKIVVLSALSGTTNSLVEISQSLSEGKKEKAKQQIDKLEKHYRDFCDDLVKKDQGRANAKAIVDEHFEFLNIILRISFNEALNKDILAQGELLSTRLFCVFLEEAGIPAVLLPALDFMSIDEYEEPEIPKIKIKLANLISQHKDQYIFITQGYICRNAKGEVDNLKRGGSDYSASLIGAAIQASEIQIWTDIDGMHNNDPRIVKKTFPIVQLSFDEAAELAYFGAKILHPASIWPAQHFNIPVKLLNTLQPEAKGTIITEMPNGNGVKAIAAKDGIIAIKIKSSRMLLAYGFLRKIFEVFEKYRTPIDMITTSEVAVSITIDNQLHLDQILKELQPFGTVELDHHQTIVSIVGNEVAATPSIITKLFDALDEIPLRMISYGGSRHNISILINGQFKEKTLQALNKGLFGL
- a CDS encoding DUF3467 domain-containing protein, translated to MENQHEEQNQLNIELNEEIAEGQYANLAIITHSNAEFVVDFVNVMPGLPKAKVKSRIILTPQHAKRFMKAMLDNIKKYESVHGTIQDQEPVSVPMNFGGPTAQA
- a CDS encoding Ldh family oxidoreductase produces the protein MEHIYSYHHLREFTREVFIHMGCSLEHAALASEVLVSADLRGIDSHGVARLSGYVRLWEAKRINPRPDIRIVHETPSTAVVDGDAGLGLVVAPYAMEVAMKKAAAVGTGWVSVKNSNHFGIAGYHAMKALDQDMIGMAMTNASPLVAPTFAKERMLGTNPIAVAIPAKEQPPFVADFATTTAANGKLEILQRKNEEAPVGWIQDKAGHPSTNPYELKDGGALLPLGGDREHGSHKGYCLGAIVDIFSAVLSGANYGPWAPPFVSFLPLAPDPVGEGLGHFFGAMRVDAFRPADEFKAHMDTWISRFRSATPIEGQQVLIPGDPEREMQHYRLENGIPVVAPVVKDMQEVAAKFKLNF